One window of Flexivirga oryzae genomic DNA carries:
- a CDS encoding uroporphyrinogen-III synthase, whose amino-acid sequence MNPSGGQLLGCRVILTGQRRSAELAAALERRGATVEHAPTLSVVPHVDDAELLARTKELIDNPPDIAVISTGVGFTGWVEAADAAGLAEPLLDMLRASRLIARGPKARGAIQAAGLSADWVADSETSAEIRDFLLTEGVAGRRIAVQHHGAGSDGLDEAFQEAGAEVSSVVIYRWGPAPDPEAVRAAVQAVARRECDAVAFTAAPGAAAFLDAARSEGLLTEVVLAFTDPAGVFAAAVGDTTAAPLRAEGIEPLVPDRFRMGALVRTLVGELAGRHGLRVQTAAGELRVLSGAALLDGEVLTLSPSGLAVLRVLAEANGSVVSRGDILDALPGDSSDAHAAEVAISRLREATRGRPLVTTVVKRGYRLTL is encoded by the coding sequence ATGAACCCGTCCGGCGGGCAACTGCTCGGCTGCCGGGTGATCCTCACCGGGCAGCGCCGGTCCGCCGAGCTGGCGGCCGCGCTCGAACGCCGCGGCGCGACCGTCGAACACGCCCCGACGCTGTCGGTCGTGCCGCACGTCGACGACGCCGAACTGCTGGCCCGGACCAAGGAGCTCATCGACAATCCACCGGACATCGCGGTCATCTCCACGGGTGTCGGGTTCACCGGCTGGGTCGAGGCCGCGGACGCCGCCGGACTGGCCGAGCCGCTGCTGGACATGCTGCGCGCGAGCCGGTTGATCGCCCGCGGCCCCAAGGCGCGCGGCGCCATCCAGGCCGCGGGGTTGAGCGCCGACTGGGTCGCCGACTCCGAGACGAGCGCCGAGATCCGGGACTTCCTGCTCACCGAGGGTGTCGCCGGTCGCCGGATAGCGGTGCAGCACCACGGTGCCGGCTCGGACGGGCTCGACGAGGCGTTCCAGGAGGCGGGCGCCGAGGTCAGCTCGGTCGTCATCTACCGATGGGGGCCGGCGCCGGACCCGGAGGCGGTCCGTGCGGCGGTGCAGGCCGTCGCACGGCGTGAGTGCGATGCCGTCGCCTTCACCGCCGCGCCGGGCGCCGCGGCATTCCTGGACGCCGCACGGAGCGAGGGTCTGCTGACCGAGGTGGTCCTCGCATTCACGGACCCCGCAGGGGTTTTCGCCGCTGCCGTCGGCGACACCACGGCCGCTCCACTGCGTGCCGAAGGCATCGAACCACTGGTGCCCGATCGGTTCCGGATGGGTGCCCTGGTGCGCACTCTCGTCGGGGAGCTGGCCGGGCGGCACGGGCTGCGGGTGCAGACCGCCGCGGGTGAACTGCGGGTCCTCAGCGGCGCGGCACTGCTCGACGGCGAGGTGTTGACGCTGTCGCCGTCCGGGCTCGCGGTGCTGCGGGTGCTCGCCGAGGCGAACGGCTCGGTGGTGTCCCGCGGCGACATCCTGGACGCGCTGCCCGGCGACTCCAGCGACGCGCACGCGGCCGAGGTCGCCATCTCACGGCTCAGGGAGGCGACGCGTGGCCGGCCGCTGGTGACTACGGTCGTCAAGCGTGGTTACCGACTCACCCTCTGA
- a CDS encoding CbiX/SirB N-terminal domain-containing protein, which yields MVTDSPSDATGDGRALVVVAHGTDNPEGQATVTWLRDRVAELLPGVRVLDAYVDVQQPRLHDVVEQLVQQRIPTVIVPDLLSTGYHVEVDIARTVARSELVTAAPPLGPDPILTGILLDRLAEAGVAPEEPVLLAAAGSSRETGVTAVRRQTELLDAARPGHVTAAYISAARPSVEEALAAAGTDGRRVAVASYLLGRGFFHDKLRSHDAVVSEPIGRHPQLAELVRARYLAAYARGRFSQ from the coding sequence GTGGTTACCGACTCACCCTCTGACGCAACGGGCGACGGACGCGCACTCGTCGTCGTGGCACACGGCACCGACAACCCCGAGGGTCAGGCGACCGTCACCTGGCTGCGCGACCGGGTCGCCGAACTCCTGCCCGGTGTGCGGGTGCTCGACGCGTATGTCGACGTGCAGCAGCCCCGGCTGCACGATGTCGTGGAACAGCTCGTGCAGCAACGGATTCCGACAGTGATCGTGCCGGACCTGCTGTCCACCGGCTATCACGTCGAGGTGGACATCGCGCGCACCGTCGCGCGGTCGGAGCTGGTGACCGCAGCCCCGCCGCTGGGACCCGATCCGATCCTGACCGGGATCCTCCTCGACCGCCTGGCGGAGGCGGGTGTCGCACCCGAGGAGCCGGTGCTGCTCGCGGCGGCCGGGTCGTCGAGGGAGACCGGTGTGACCGCGGTACGCCGCCAGACCGAACTGCTCGACGCGGCACGACCCGGACACGTCACCGCCGCGTACATCTCCGCAGCCCGCCCGTCGGTCGAGGAGGCGCTCGCCGCGGCCGGCACCGACGGCCGCCGGGTGGCCGTGGCGTCATACCTGCTCGGGCGCGGCTTCTTCCACGACAAGCTGCGCAGCCACGACGCGGTCGTCAGCGAACCGATCGGCAGACACCCGCAGCTGGCCGAACTGGTCCGTGCGCGTTACCTGGCCGCTTACGCGCGCGGCAGGTTCAGCCAGTAG
- a CDS encoding winged helix-turn-helix domain-containing protein encodes MTDRRTLTLTDPRAIRVLAHEVRQQLLDELSGGTVLTATEAAKRCGITPSAMSYHLRAMERWGLVERVDSADGREHPWKLVADSIKIDDAASAGITASVANSLLGTFVRRLSRTVEEMIERNDPDEHATIVQLGGVYLTDDEVQELDRIVDEAVHRWEDRHDPANAPEGARRRDIYWLNLPRA; translated from the coding sequence ATGACCGATCGGCGAACGCTGACGCTGACCGACCCGCGTGCCATCCGCGTGCTCGCGCACGAGGTCCGGCAACAGTTGCTGGACGAGCTGAGCGGCGGCACCGTGCTGACCGCGACCGAGGCGGCCAAGCGGTGCGGCATCACACCGTCCGCGATGAGCTACCACCTGCGGGCGATGGAGCGCTGGGGGCTGGTCGAGCGGGTCGACAGCGCTGACGGCCGCGAGCACCCGTGGAAGCTGGTCGCCGACTCGATCAAGATCGACGATGCGGCGAGCGCGGGCATCACCGCCAGCGTGGCGAACTCGCTGCTCGGCACCTTCGTGCGCCGCCTCAGCCGGACCGTCGAGGAGATGATCGAGCGGAACGACCCCGACGAGCACGCGACCATCGTCCAGTTGGGCGGGGTCTACCTGACCGACGACGAGGTGCAGGAGCTGGACCGGATCGTCGACGAAGCCGTCCATCGCTGGGAGGACCGGCACGACCCGGCCAACGCGCCCGAGGGCGCGCGCAGGCGCGACATCTACTGGCTGAACCTGCCGCGCGCGTAA
- the macS gene encoding MacS family sensor histidine kinase, whose product MERVVVQIDSDATLPFWRGAQVFRFASVAYAIGAQIVSVNADTFNHSGIRAYSHPLISWMLIALLVIWSGVSGLIYAFELAPRAPIVVLELVITALLTISTVWVVRPEYFHHHQSLPSTFWITNAVVSVALLWGPIAGGVTGVGFSLLSLGIEQQFHNIVTDATTPILLTVGVTLGIGARIVSRAQQELSAAVRMQAATKERERLSREVHDGTLQVLALMRRRGADLGGEAAELGRLAGQQEQALRTLISEQAPVPGIDESTDLRSQLQAALPTDANFSAPADAVQLPSPVVTELVAVVRTILDNVEQHAGDGARTFLLLEDLGDEVVLTVRDDGVGIPDGRLAEAESQGRMGVSKSIRGRMADLGGEALLETGPDLGTEWELHVPRIDGQDEGRE is encoded by the coding sequence GTGGAACGCGTGGTGGTGCAGATCGATTCGGACGCCACGCTGCCCTTCTGGCGTGGCGCCCAGGTCTTCCGGTTCGCGTCGGTCGCCTACGCGATCGGCGCCCAGATCGTGTCGGTGAACGCCGACACCTTCAACCACTCGGGGATCCGGGCGTACAGCCACCCGTTGATCAGCTGGATGCTCATCGCGCTGCTGGTGATCTGGTCCGGCGTCAGCGGCCTGATCTACGCCTTCGAACTCGCGCCCCGGGCACCCATCGTGGTGCTGGAGCTCGTCATCACCGCGCTGCTGACGATCTCCACCGTCTGGGTCGTCCGACCCGAATACTTCCACCACCACCAGAGCCTGCCGTCGACGTTCTGGATCACCAACGCCGTCGTGTCGGTCGCGCTGCTGTGGGGCCCGATCGCCGGCGGCGTCACCGGGGTCGGCTTCTCGCTGCTCAGCCTCGGCATCGAGCAGCAGTTCCACAACATCGTCACCGACGCCACCACCCCGATCCTGCTCACCGTCGGCGTCACGCTCGGCATCGGTGCGCGCATCGTGTCGCGTGCCCAGCAGGAACTGTCCGCGGCCGTGCGCATGCAGGCGGCGACCAAGGAGCGCGAACGACTGTCGCGGGAGGTGCACGACGGGACATTGCAGGTGCTCGCCCTGATGCGTCGCCGCGGCGCCGATCTGGGCGGGGAGGCGGCCGAGCTGGGCCGGCTCGCCGGCCAGCAGGAGCAGGCGCTGCGCACCCTGATCAGCGAGCAGGCGCCGGTGCCGGGCATCGACGAGTCGACCGACCTGCGCAGCCAGCTGCAGGCGGCGCTGCCCACCGACGCCAACTTCTCGGCGCCGGCCGACGCCGTCCAACTGCCGAGCCCCGTGGTCACCGAACTGGTGGCCGTCGTGCGTACGATCCTGGACAACGTCGAGCAGCACGCCGGCGACGGTGCCAGGACGTTCCTGCTGCTCGAGGACCTCGGCGACGAGGTGGTGCTGACGGTGCGGGACGACGGTGTCGGCATACCCGACGGGCGCCTGGCGGAGGCGGAGTCACAGGGCCGGATGGGCGTCAGCAAGTCGATCCGCGGCCGGATGGCCGACCTGGGCGGCGAGGCGCTGCTGGAGACCGGACCGGACCTCGGCACGGAGTGGGAACTGCACGTGCCGCGGATCGACGGGCAGGATGAGGGTCGTGAGTGA
- a CDS encoding response regulator transcription factor: protein MRVVSDSEGTTVMVVDDHPMWRDGVSRDLTAAGFVVVATADSVAAAATRAKATTPQVVLMDMQLPDGNGADATARVLEAAPGANVLVLSASSERDDVLQAVKAGACGYLVKSASAAELIEAVNATAAGQAVFTPGLAGLVLGEYRRMASEPTPAGEEPAPTLTPRELEVLRLVAKGLSAKQIGRRLDVSHRTVENHVQATLRKLQLSNRIELTRYAIEHELD, encoded by the coding sequence ATGAGGGTCGTGAGTGATTCAGAGGGGACCACCGTCATGGTCGTCGACGACCATCCGATGTGGCGCGACGGCGTGAGCCGCGATCTCACCGCCGCCGGCTTCGTCGTCGTCGCGACCGCCGACAGTGTGGCTGCCGCGGCCACCCGCGCGAAGGCGACGACACCACAGGTCGTGCTGATGGACATGCAGCTGCCCGACGGCAACGGCGCCGACGCGACCGCGCGGGTGCTGGAAGCCGCACCGGGTGCCAACGTGCTGGTGTTGTCGGCCTCCTCGGAGCGCGACGACGTCCTGCAGGCGGTCAAGGCCGGCGCCTGCGGTTACCTGGTCAAGAGCGCCTCGGCGGCCGAGCTGATCGAGGCGGTCAATGCCACGGCCGCGGGCCAGGCGGTCTTCACCCCCGGGCTCGCCGGACTGGTGCTCGGTGAGTACCGGCGGATGGCGAGCGAACCGACCCCGGCCGGGGAAGAGCCGGCGCCCACACTCACCCCGCGTGAGCTCGAGGTGCTGCGTCTGGTCGCAAAAGGCCTCAGCGCCAAGCAGATAGGCCGGCGTCTCGACGTGAGCCACCGCACCGTGGAGAACCACGTCCAGGCGACCCTGCGCAAGCTGCAGCTGTCCAACCGGATCGAGTTGACGCGCTACGCGATCGAGCACGAACTGGACTGA
- a CDS encoding DUF2339 domain-containing protein, translated as MNTTPHHSGPVPGPTPANPYAGPAFPQAGTPGPAAPYPMMPRKAPWWQREGVVSKLLVLTGGAITLIGVVMLLVIAAQAGLLSPQLRVAGGALLSVLLVAGGMRIHSRPGGTIGGVALAGTGIAGLFIVTVAITSFYEWIPALGGLALAGAVAAAAGALAVRWRSELLAICVTVAVAALAPVLTEGVTVSLVWFMVILQAAGLVPERLRNWHFLGLVRTVPAVFVAVAYAAEVQSIASLPAVLTVVALAVVTLVLSTGQDDELHSAAFVVGALPVFVQLTYLDRPAALITGGALAVALAAIAVVLRSLGVWRRGAVGAVAICVGMQACFTFTHGSWLPVLLLVPGLVVTAAAVSTRSLLATVAGVFLGVVGGAAYIGFADPASLASSGLADANLSFATMVGGLLLAAWAVVLAPALVRSELKVPLTMAATGAGVVGLYGATAAIISFGSSVGATQGFHSAHLGVTVVWVSVAMSLMALGLRFPRYAAAYLAGGLTLAGCAIAKLFLFDLQEMGGATRAATFIVVGLVLLFAGSRYAQAFARMRGEVRGERRPMEALGQH; from the coding sequence ATGAACACGACACCGCACCACTCAGGTCCCGTGCCGGGCCCGACCCCGGCCAATCCGTATGCCGGTCCGGCCTTCCCGCAGGCTGGAACGCCCGGACCCGCAGCGCCGTACCCAATGATGCCCCGCAAGGCACCGTGGTGGCAGCGCGAAGGCGTCGTCAGCAAGCTGCTCGTGCTGACCGGCGGCGCCATCACCCTCATCGGCGTGGTCATGCTGCTGGTGATCGCCGCGCAGGCCGGGCTGCTCAGCCCGCAGCTGCGGGTCGCCGGCGGCGCACTGCTCTCCGTCCTGCTGGTCGCGGGCGGGATGCGCATCCACAGTCGGCCGGGCGGCACCATCGGGGGAGTCGCACTGGCCGGCACGGGTATCGCAGGCCTGTTCATCGTGACGGTCGCGATCACGTCGTTCTACGAGTGGATCCCGGCGTTGGGCGGCCTGGCGCTGGCCGGGGCGGTCGCGGCCGCCGCCGGCGCACTGGCGGTCCGGTGGCGCAGCGAGCTGCTCGCCATCTGCGTCACCGTCGCCGTGGCGGCTCTCGCGCCGGTGCTGACCGAGGGTGTGACGGTCTCGCTCGTGTGGTTCATGGTCATCCTGCAAGCGGCCGGCCTCGTCCCGGAGCGGCTGCGGAACTGGCACTTCCTCGGCCTGGTGCGGACCGTTCCGGCGGTCTTCGTGGCCGTCGCCTACGCGGCCGAGGTCCAGTCGATCGCCTCGCTGCCCGCTGTGCTCACCGTGGTCGCCCTCGCGGTCGTGACCCTGGTGCTGTCGACCGGCCAGGACGACGAGCTGCACAGCGCCGCGTTCGTGGTCGGTGCGCTGCCGGTCTTCGTGCAGCTGACCTACCTGGACCGCCCGGCAGCGTTGATCACCGGCGGCGCGCTCGCGGTCGCGCTGGCCGCGATCGCCGTGGTGCTGCGGTCGCTGGGCGTGTGGCGGCGTGGTGCGGTCGGCGCCGTCGCCATCTGCGTCGGCATGCAGGCCTGCTTCACCTTCACCCATGGCTCGTGGCTGCCGGTGCTGTTGCTGGTGCCCGGCCTGGTCGTGACGGCCGCGGCCGTCTCCACCCGGTCCCTGCTCGCCACCGTGGCCGGTGTGTTCCTGGGCGTCGTCGGTGGCGCGGCATACATCGGTTTCGCCGACCCGGCATCGCTCGCCTCCAGCGGACTTGCCGACGCGAACCTCTCCTTCGCGACCATGGTCGGTGGCCTGTTGCTGGCCGCCTGGGCCGTGGTGCTGGCACCGGCCCTGGTGCGGTCCGAGCTCAAGGTGCCGCTCACCATGGCCGCCACCGGCGCCGGTGTGGTCGGCCTGTACGGCGCGACCGCCGCCATCATCTCCTTCGGCTCCTCGGTCGGCGCCACGCAGGGCTTCCACAGCGCACACCTCGGGGTGACCGTCGTGTGGGTGTCGGTGGCGATGTCCCTCATGGCACTCGGCCTGCGCTTCCCGCGATACGCGGCGGCCTACCTCGCCGGCGGCCTGACGCTCGCCGGATGTGCGATCGCCAAGCTGTTCCTCTTCGACCTGCAGGAGATGGGCGGCGCGACCCGCGCGGCCACCTTCATCGTCGTCGGCCTGGTGTTGCTCTTCGCCGGCTCCCGCTACGCCCAGGCCTTCGCCCGGATGCGCGGCGAGGTGCGGGGTGAGCGCCGGCCGATGGAGGCACTCGGCCAGCACTGA
- a CDS encoding MFS transporter has translation MKEQFQSSPWRHRDVRWIVPARALSVFGDGLLSVVLLLRVYDSGVGPWGVTGLLVCEGLPLILLIGVAGRVADRHDSRRILTLALTGQVLGCLVLAGVDDLAATYALTLLVQTGQAFSGPTWSALVPRVVGDEALGKIVALQQGLNMALLPIGAAVGSVLYAGASARPVILIDAATFALLLGSAFAVRTRRGGTADTALRDGGVPSAATGLSTLRADRLVWPLLVAALAMVLVAGGTNVLDVFLIRDDLGMSSGWYGVTEVAFTVGAVAGSVVTGGIGSDRTRVRATVVGFLAIALGVLAFGLAPSYWLILLLCLEIGVALGVMNAAFGTLFTTRTPDALRGRVSSTVNGLMQATNVTSLVVFGAVGTTLGVRNTYLVAGALSVAVVLLAAVRVLRTTPRSSPLRHVPAADASGIRRPSGSPRV, from the coding sequence ATGAAGGAACAGTTTCAGAGTTCGCCATGGCGGCACCGCGATGTGCGGTGGATCGTGCCGGCCCGGGCGCTGTCCGTCTTCGGCGACGGGCTGCTGTCCGTGGTCCTGCTGCTGCGCGTCTACGACTCCGGGGTGGGGCCGTGGGGCGTGACGGGGCTGCTCGTCTGCGAGGGGTTGCCGCTGATCCTGCTCATCGGCGTCGCCGGCCGGGTGGCCGACCGCCATGATTCCCGCCGCATCCTGACCCTCGCGCTGACCGGCCAGGTCCTGGGCTGCCTCGTCCTCGCCGGCGTCGACGACCTGGCGGCGACCTACGCACTGACGCTCCTGGTGCAGACCGGCCAGGCCTTCAGCGGTCCGACCTGGAGCGCCCTGGTGCCGCGGGTCGTCGGTGACGAAGCGCTCGGCAAGATCGTGGCGCTGCAACAGGGGCTCAACATGGCGCTGCTGCCCATCGGCGCCGCGGTCGGCAGCGTCCTCTACGCCGGCGCGAGCGCGCGCCCGGTCATCCTCATCGACGCCGCGACCTTCGCGTTGCTGCTCGGGAGCGCGTTCGCGGTCCGAACGCGGCGGGGCGGGACCGCCGACACAGCCCTGCGGGACGGTGGAGTGCCTTCGGCGGCGACCGGTCTGAGCACCCTACGAGCCGACCGGCTGGTCTGGCCGTTGCTGGTGGCGGCGCTGGCGATGGTGCTGGTGGCCGGTGGCACGAACGTGCTCGACGTGTTCCTCATCCGGGACGACCTCGGCATGTCGTCCGGCTGGTACGGCGTGACCGAGGTGGCCTTCACGGTGGGGGCGGTCGCCGGGTCCGTGGTGACGGGAGGGATCGGTTCTGACCGGACGCGGGTGCGCGCGACCGTCGTCGGATTCCTGGCGATCGCGCTGGGTGTGCTGGCTTTCGGTCTGGCCCCGTCATACTGGCTGATCCTGCTGCTGTGCCTGGAGATCGGCGTCGCGCTCGGGGTGATGAACGCCGCGTTCGGCACGCTCTTCACGACGCGGACCCCGGACGCGCTGCGTGGCCGGGTCTCCTCGACGGTCAACGGGCTGATGCAGGCGACCAACGTGACGTCGCTGGTGGTCTTCGGGGCGGTCGGCACGACGCTGGGGGTGCGCAACACCTATCTCGTGGCGGGTGCCCTGTCGGTGGCGGTGGTCCTGCTGGCCGCGGTGCGGGTGCTGCGGACTACTCCCCGCTCGTCGCCCCTGCGGCACGTGCCTGCCGCCGATGCTTCAGGTATTCGTAGGCCATCGGGATCACCGAGAGTATGA
- a CDS encoding DedA family protein, protein MHTLGPSFMDPTYLLDQFGGAFFGIALLIVFIECGVLFPILPGDSLLFAIGLFSSSSKYNFHVPLYVSVPLLMVVAFAGNVVGYEIGRAVGTPIYERDGKILKKEYFDKTTAFFDKYGNKALVIGRFVPIVRTFITLVAGASRMDRKRFFTWSAVGAVLWVAIVVAAGVFLGKAFPGLGDKIDVAIMVVVILSVIPMAYEYLKHRRQARAAGATSGE, encoded by the coding sequence ATGCACACCCTCGGCCCGAGCTTCATGGACCCGACGTACCTGCTGGACCAGTTCGGTGGTGCGTTCTTCGGCATCGCGCTGCTGATCGTGTTCATCGAGTGCGGGGTCCTCTTCCCGATCCTCCCGGGTGACTCGCTGCTCTTCGCGATCGGGCTGTTCAGCTCCAGCTCCAAGTACAACTTCCACGTGCCGCTCTACGTGTCGGTGCCGCTGCTGATGGTCGTGGCGTTCGCCGGCAACGTCGTCGGTTACGAGATCGGCCGCGCCGTCGGGACGCCCATCTACGAGCGGGACGGCAAGATCCTCAAGAAGGAGTACTTCGACAAGACGACCGCGTTCTTCGACAAGTACGGCAACAAGGCGCTGGTCATCGGCCGGTTCGTCCCGATCGTGCGCACCTTCATCACCCTGGTCGCCGGCGCGAGCCGGATGGACCGCAAGCGGTTCTTCACCTGGAGCGCCGTCGGCGCCGTGCTCTGGGTCGCCATCGTCGTCGCCGCCGGGGTGTTCCTCGGCAAGGCCTTCCCCGGCCTCGGGGACAAGATCGACGTGGCGATCATGGTCGTCGTCATACTCTCGGTGATCCCGATGGCCTACGAATACCTGAAGCATCGGCGGCAGGCACGTGCCGCAGGGGCGACGAGCGGGGAGTAG
- a CDS encoding transporter substrate-binding domain-containing protein, whose amino-acid sequence MTAARKKAVDFSSGYFDVTQAVISVKGSKIAGAKTVAALRNAKLGAQVGTTSYNAIVDQIKPASQPAVYDTNDQAVQALKNHQIDGIVVDLPTAFYMTSAQLKSGVIIGQLPTTGKPEQFGAVLTKGSPLTPCVTKAVNTLRSNGTLTKLANKWLTGQGAPKLS is encoded by the coding sequence ATCACCGCGGCCAGGAAGAAGGCGGTCGACTTCTCCAGCGGCTACTTCGATGTCACCCAGGCCGTGATCTCGGTGAAGGGCAGCAAGATCGCCGGCGCGAAGACGGTGGCGGCGTTGCGGAACGCCAAGCTCGGCGCCCAGGTCGGCACCACGTCGTACAACGCGATCGTCGACCAGATCAAGCCGGCGAGCCAGCCGGCGGTCTACGACACCAACGACCAGGCGGTGCAGGCCCTGAAGAACCACCAGATCGACGGGATCGTCGTCGACCTGCCGACGGCGTTCTACATGACCTCGGCCCAGCTGAAGTCCGGCGTCATCATCGGCCAGTTGCCCACGACCGGCAAGCCGGAGCAGTTCGGCGCGGTGCTCACCAAGGGGTCACCGCTCACGCCCTGCGTCACCAAGGCCGTGAACACCCTGCGCAGCAACGGCACGCTGACCAAGCTGGCGAACAAGTGGCTCACCGGCCAGGGAGCTCCGAAGCTGTCGTGA
- a CDS encoding amino acid ABC transporter ATP-binding protein, whose product MSLLSLKGVRKSFGAHLVLADVSLEVQEGACVVLIGASGSGKSTLLRCINLLEVVDDGVVELDGQDITDPRVDGDEVRSRMGMVFQSYNLFPHLSVLQNITLAPVRVHGVPRAQALERAHDVLQRVGLADKANARPDDLSGGQQQRVAIARAMVNAPRLLLLDEVTSALDPELVGEVLDLLQGLREEGMTMVLNTHEMGFARSVADEVCFLSDGVILERGPAEEVLGAPQQERTQRFLSRLLH is encoded by the coding sequence GTGAGTCTGTTGTCGCTGAAGGGGGTTCGCAAGTCTTTCGGCGCGCACCTGGTGCTGGCGGATGTGTCTCTCGAGGTGCAGGAAGGGGCGTGCGTCGTCCTGATCGGGGCGTCCGGGTCCGGCAAGTCGACGCTGCTTCGCTGCATCAATCTGCTGGAGGTCGTGGACGACGGGGTCGTCGAACTCGACGGGCAGGACATCACCGATCCGCGGGTCGACGGCGATGAGGTGCGTTCGAGGATGGGCATGGTTTTCCAGTCCTACAACCTCTTCCCGCACCTGAGCGTGTTGCAGAACATCACGCTCGCGCCGGTCCGGGTGCACGGTGTTCCACGCGCGCAGGCACTCGAGCGCGCGCACGACGTCCTCCAGCGGGTCGGATTGGCGGACAAGGCGAACGCCCGACCCGACGACCTGTCGGGCGGTCAGCAACAGCGGGTCGCGATCGCGCGCGCGATGGTCAATGCGCCCCGCCTGCTGCTGCTCGACGAGGTCACCTCGGCCCTGGATCCCGAGCTCGTGGGCGAGGTGCTGGACTTGTTGCAGGGTCTGCGGGAGGAGGGCATGACGATGGTGCTGAACACCCATGAGATGGGTTTCGCCCGCTCCGTCGCCGACGAAGTGTGCTTCCTGTCCGACGGCGTGATCCTCGAGCGAGGCCCCGCCGAGGAGGTGCTCGGAGCGCCACAGCAGGAGCGGACGCAGCGCTTCCTCTCGCGGCTGCTCCACTGA
- a CDS encoding DUF664 domain-containing protein translates to MPAHAPQTDHEGELLAGYITQQLLGLKSAAYGLTDDELRATPTVSSLSVGSLVKHGTRCAASWLDRAAAAPGVWPPADDDTPQEERIKQHYGEFQLTEADTGDVLRSNLDDLIERVAREVPSYDLAERVPVPTDAPWWPKDVESWTIRWTLLHVIEEIGRHAGHADIIRESIDGATMYELLGAVEGWPASEWFTPWTRKVDNAAV, encoded by the coding sequence ATGCCTGCTCACGCACCCCAGACCGACCACGAGGGCGAACTCCTTGCCGGGTACATCACCCAGCAGTTGCTCGGCCTGAAGTCCGCCGCTTACGGACTCACCGACGATGAGTTGCGTGCGACACCAACGGTTTCCAGCCTCAGCGTCGGGTCCCTCGTCAAGCACGGCACGCGGTGCGCGGCGTCCTGGCTGGACCGGGCCGCCGCCGCACCCGGCGTCTGGCCGCCTGCTGACGACGACACGCCGCAGGAGGAGCGGATCAAGCAGCACTACGGCGAGTTCCAGCTCACCGAGGCGGACACCGGCGACGTGCTGCGCTCGAACCTGGACGACCTGATCGAACGCGTGGCCCGGGAGGTCCCGTCCTACGACCTCGCCGAGCGGGTTCCGGTGCCGACCGACGCGCCGTGGTGGCCGAAGGACGTCGAGTCCTGGACGATCCGCTGGACACTGCTGCACGTGATCGAGGAGATCGGGCGGCACGCCGGCCACGCCGACATCATCCGCGAGTCCATCGACGGCGCCACGATGTACGAACTGCTGGGTGCCGTCGAGGGCTGGCCGGCCAGCGAGTGGTTCACCCCGTGGACGCGCAAGGTCGACAACGCGGCCGTATGA